From the genome of Glycine max cultivar Williams 82 chromosome 2, Glycine_max_v4.0, whole genome shotgun sequence, one region includes:
- the LOC100799493 gene encoding syntaxin-related protein KNOLLE, producing the protein MNDLMTKSFTSYVELKKVAMKEDVDLEAGGPGDRKVELSSSTTHLDTDMGLFLEEAEKVKAEMGSLRDILGRLQQANEESKSLHKPEAHKALRSRINAEILAVLKKARAIRTQLEEMDRANAANRRLSALKDGTPAIYRTRIAVTNGLRKKLKELMMDFQDLRQRMMTEYKDTVCRRYFTVTGEHPDEDVIEKIIANGNEEEVLAKAIEEHGRGKVLDTVLEIQDRHDAAKEVEKSLLELHQVFLDMAVMVEAQGEKMDDIEHHVFHASHYVKDGTKSLQSAKEYQKRSRKWMCIGIILLLILILVIVIPIVTSLSSS; encoded by the coding sequence atgaacgatCTTATGACGAAATCCTTCACCAGCTACGTGGAGCTGAAGAAGGTCGCAATGAAAGAAGACGTTGATTTGGAAGCCGGTGGTCCTGGTGATCGCAAGGTGGAACTGAGCTCTTCCACGACCCACTTGGACACAGACATGGGCCTCTTCCTAGAAGAGGCCGAGAAGGTGAAGGCCGAGATGGGGTCCCTCCGAGACATCCTGGGCCGGCTCCAGCAGGCCAACGAGGAGAGCAAGTCCCTCCACAAGCCTGAAGCCCACAAGGCCCTCAGAAGCCGAATCAACGCTGAAATCCTTGCCGTACTCAAGAAGGCCCGGGCCATCCGGACCCAGCTGGAGGAGATGGACCGCGCCAATGCCGCCAACAGGCGCCTCTCCGCCCTCAAGGACGGGACCCCCGCCATCTACCGGACCCGGATTGCTGTCACCAATGGCCTCAGGAAGAAGCTGAAGGAGCTCATGATGGACTTTCAGGATCTGAGGCAGAGGATGATGACTGAGTACAAGGATACTGTGTGTAGAAGGTACTTCACAGTTACTGGGGAGCACCCAGATGAGGATGTGATTGAGAAGATCATCGCCAACGGGAACGAGGAAGAGGTTCTTGCTAAGGCCATAGAGGAACACGGGAGAGGGAAGGTTCTGGATACCGTGCTGGAAATTCAGGACAGGCATGATGCTGCCAAGGAGGTTGAGAAGAGTCTGCTTGAGCTGCACCAGGTGTTTCTTGACATGGCTGTCATGGTGGAGGCACAGGGTGAGAAGATGGACGACATCGAGCATCACGTCTTCCACGCTTCCCACTATGTCAAGGATGGAACCAAGAGTCTCCAGAGTGCAAAGGAGTACCAGAAGAGGAGCAGGAAGTGGATGTGCATTGGGATCATTCTTCTGCTCATTCTTATTCTGGTTATTGTTATTCCTATTGTCACCAGTTTAAGCAGTTCTTGA